Genomic window (Maridesulfovibrio ferrireducens):
GAATGTGAATTTTCTGAAAATGTATCTTTCAAACCTTCAAGCGTTAACGGTTCTGTTGAAATTGAGTCATGTAAATTTTTTAAAGATTTAAGTTACATATGTATTAATAGCAGTAAGATCTTTTTTAAAAAGAATAGAGTTATGGGTGTTGCTACTTTTTCTGATTCTGAATTTAATGAGTTAAGGATTAGTGATTCAACTTTTGAAAGTCAGGTGCTTTTTAAAAATACAAATTTTGGTGATTTGCTAGAAGTTAAAGATTGTACTTTCGAAAAGACTGCTAATTTTAATAATGCAACTTTTGTTGATACCACTACGAAGATCACAGATTCTTTATTTAATAGCTGGGTATATTTTAGAGATGTTGATTTTGGAGGTCCTACTAGTTTTGATGGGACTATCTGTGAAAAGACTATTTTGATGGAAAGAGCAAATGTAAAAAAGTTATCTTTTATTAATATGAATATTGAATCGTTTAAATTTGTTGAATGCAAATGGAATGAGTCTCATGGCTATGCCTCTATTTATGATGAAGAGGATTTGAATAAGAGTAAATCGTATTCGACGTTGGAAGAGATTTATAGAAGACTTAAAAAAGGGGCTCGAGAGAGTACTGATGAAGTGCAAACTTCTAACTGGCATTACAAAGAAAAGGAAATGAATAGAAGGAATGTAAGTGGTACTGAATCATTTCCTTTTTTACATTTTTTTATAATATTTGCTTCAATTTTAGCCGTTGGACACATTTTAGCAAACTACGGTTGTGCGTCATATCCCGCATTGGTGGGAATTGTTTTTACAATATTTTGTTATGTTTTATTTTTATGGGGTGAAGTTTCTAAGAATAAAGATTGGTTCTCTAAAATTTATCTCAATGTATATAATTCGATTAGTGGATATGGTGAAAAGCCTGAAAAGGCACTAGGCGTACTAGGTGTGTTTATTCTATTAAGCATGGTGATTGTAGCCTTTTTGCCTGATCTTAAAGTTGTAAAGGAAGCTCAATCCTTAGATTTTCTGAGCACATGGCTCTGGTATCTACCACTCTCAAAAATAGACGCTCAGTCAGCAACAGGCTTAAATTCACTTTTTAGAGTGATTTGCAACATCCTCATCACCATCCAAGCCGCCCTATTCGCCTTCGCCCTGCGAAATAAATTACGCCGCTAATAAAAATATAGCTTAAATTAAAAAAAGCCCTCCGTTAACAAATCAAAGTTAATGGAGGGCTTTTCATATTTATTCAGCCGAAATGATAAAATTGGATAGTCGTATCGAATAACAAAATTACCCGTTGGGTGCGATAAAAATGATTAAAGTCTAAGCGTTTAATATTGCTTAGAATTAAAGGAAGTGGGGACTGGCAAGGGTTTTGCGAGAGATTTTTATGAAAATGTCTAGACCGGAAAAAGCGCATTAAAAAAGGGATCAGATTAATTCTGATCCCTTGATTATTCGCTGGGGTGAGTGAGGGGACTTGAACCCCCGGCCACTTGGGCCACAACCAAGTGCTCTACCAACTGAGCTACACCCACCGTGTCGAGAAACAGTGACTATCTAAACCCGGGAAAATGGTCAAGAAGTTTTTGAAAAAAAATGAAAAATAGTACATAAGAATCTTCATCAGACGGTAAAAATCAAAAATAAGGAAATATATAATGGATAAATTAGTAATTGAAGGTGGAGTAGCTTTAAAGGGGCCTATCCGTGTAAGTGGAGCTAAAAATGCTGCGTTGCCGATTCTGCTCGCATGTCTTTTGCCTGAAGGACAGGTTAATCTGACCAATGTCCCGCGCCTTAGAGATATTCATACCACCCTTAAACTTCTGGATATTCTGGGCTGTGAGACTTCCTTTGATGGAAATAACGTCACCAGCATTGTTAAAGACCTGAAAGTTGAGGCCCCTTATGACCTTGTTAAGACCATGAGAGCCTCTGTATTATGCCTTGGGCCTCTTTTGGCCTTGAAGGGTGAGGCGAAGGTGGCCCTGCCCGGTGGGTGCGCTATCGGGGCACGTCCTGTTGATTTGCATCTATCCGCATTTGAAAAGATGGGCGCGGAGTTTGATTTGGAATCGGGTTATATTCATGGGCGTTGTGCTAAACTTAAAGGCGCTCATATCAATTTTGATTTTCCAACCGTTGGCGGCACGGAAAATGTGCT
Coding sequences:
- a CDS encoding pentapeptide repeat-containing protein; amino-acid sequence: MGCCIGAEHNNWCAKLSKEDSKIVYVDGNGKEYCIFHAPAEHKYVSKYVEGVGEKPALISGDKFNAKVFKRIQGVIDAGVDEERDKFQTEEAYLDRVIMNVSSDKELSVTVELSECIKETRDWNPRCNFAGTVFFDQILFHHFDDENVLPPINFSNCLFKKEVSFYNSCFSGLFFFTDTVFENNACFSCKCQKGAYFLGAIFERRADFRDIDVKGLSNFTSSQFCCEAWFYQSNFHGKTIFKESYFKGGPEFDHINFYEEVSFEDVFFEKYVLFASTHFHGEAGFESTSFKNGVDFQVTEFHGFANFKKTFFLNNSRLLSRFCKFHGGVSFNDSVFGYGPNISECEFSENVSFKPSSVNGSVEIESCKFFKDLSYICINSSKIFFKKNRVMGVATFSDSEFNELRISDSTFESQVLFKNTNFGDLLEVKDCTFEKTANFNNATFVDTTTKITDSLFNSWVYFRDVDFGGPTSFDGTICEKTILMERANVKKLSFINMNIESFKFVECKWNESHGYASIYDEEDLNKSKSYSTLEEIYRRLKKGARESTDEVQTSNWHYKEKEMNRRNVSGTESFPFLHFFIIFASILAVGHILANYGCASYPALVGIVFTIFCYVLFLWGEVSKNKDWFSKIYLNVYNSISGYGEKPEKALGVLGVFILLSMVIVAFLPDLKVVKEAQSLDFLSTWLWYLPLSKIDAQSATGLNSLFRVICNILITIQAALFAFALRNKLRR